Genomic DNA from Desulfovibrio psychrotolerans:
GCCCGGAACACACGGGCGTAAACGCGGCGGGCACAAAGCTGAGCACCACGTTGCTGATACCACGAAATTGAGAAAGACGAACAACCGTTCCGTTCAGCGCGGGCAAGCCAAAGTCCGGCGCCGCATCGCCCACAGCAACTGCTATCATGCTGTCCACCGGCTTTGCGGCAGCATGTCCTTGCGGCGCATACAACTGCCCGGGGTCCACGTCAGCACGCGACAGGGCGGGCATCACCAGCATGCCCAGAACAGCTACCGCTGCAACCAGCCTGGTCCAATACATGATCACTCCTCCCCGGCATCGGCCGAAAGCTTGTCTATTCGTCTGGAATGTTAGCCGCCTTAACCTATTTTAATAGAGGGCCGGAACAATACCGCAAACGATGGATATTGCACGCCCCGTCACAGGTAACAGCACATGTCACCGTCCGGCAGCCTTCAGGCACTGGGCCAGAAACGCCTTTTCGGACTCCATGCGTCCTGTCTGCGAGTAGACAGTGGTTCCGCCCTGCTTGCCCAGACGCACCACATAAAAATGCGGCGTGCCGGGGTTACCCAGCAGTTCATGCAGGCTTAATTCCGCATCCTCAAACAGGGGCATGGCCACGCCGTACTTGGTGCGGAAAAAATCCACCTCAAAGGCGGAGTTGCCCGCCCCTATGCCTATCATCTTCACTGCGTCCGCGTGCTCGGAGGCGCGCAGCGCTTCGTACACGGCATTCACAGCAGGAGCCTCTGCCTGACAGTACGGGCAGTACATGCTGAACACCTCAATGATCACATGCCCGGCCTTTATATCAGAAAATTTCCACGGCCCGGCACCTGAAAGGCCCAAATATCCCTTCTGCTCTTCGGTAAGATCGCCCGCAAGAGGCACATCCGGAAACGCCTCGCCCACCTTCAGCGCCCCCGCCGCCGGAGCCGCCGCCAATGCCTGCGAAGTGAAAACAGGCACCAGACCCGCCAGGGCAAACCACAGGATAAACAATCCGGATATACCCAACATTCTGAATAGTTGCATCGCCATGGTTGACAGCCACCCCGCATTCCCAATCTTTCGGTTCATTGCATCCTCTCTGTATCCTTGCGCATGGTTTTCAAAGTGCTGGCAGATACCAAGCCTGCAAAATATGCGTATGCTTTCCACAAAGTTCCCTGCCCGCCTATCCCGCTGTGTTCACGCTCTTCCCTATCCCATACCACGACCACATTCTAAATAGTACACATAGTGTCTTTTCCGGTGCTGCGCGTCCAGCCTGCCATTCTTATGCACAGTTTGTCACCGCCCCGACCGCAATGAGCACTCACGTAGACAACGCACGCAACAGACTATGGGCATTGCATTTTTCATCATATCATCCGCAATTGCACAGCAATTACGATTTTTTTTGACTATACAACGGCATGAAGTGGAGTTTTTTGTATGCAGCTATGGACAAGATATTTCCTCTGCGCTACTGTAAAGACAAACGCGACACCATCCGGGTCGTCTTTGCACAGCTTTTTTGCGAAGGCCAACAGGAACATATGGTGTTTCGTTGACATACTACATTGGCAAGGCGAGTTGCCGTTTTATCAACCCGGAGTGCGCCCGGCCCGCACAGCACGCATAAGCGTCTGCGGGCACAGCCGGTCACCGGCACAAGCACTGAACGTGGCAAAGGCATGAACCGAACACGTTATAAGGAGGATACTTCTGGAAGAGGTTTTCCACCATAGCGGCAAAGTGAGTTGCCTGTGAGCAGGGATGATTCCATCGAAAACCTGCATGTCGTGCGCGAACACACCCCATAGCCAGCCATATCCGGCCAAAGCATGGGACCACCGGTCATCCGGAACGCGCACGACTTTTTTGTCTTTTGGATCCCCATCTGTCTGTTAATACTGCCTTTTCGGCAGCCATTCAACAATGGCAGATACCGGAACAGACTACAGCCTTAAGGCTTCCCCCTCCGTTGGTTCCCGCATTGCATGCAAGGGACCGTCACGTGCCAACCGACAGAAAAGTCAGACAAATGCCAGGTTGCGGAATCAGCCGTGCAGGCTTTGGTAGGCCGCTTCCAGCTTGTCCAGCACAAGGGCAAGCAGGGCAACACGGGAAACCGGCGCCCCGGATGCGGCAAAAAGCGAGGTTGTGATGCCCCGCACGGCTTCGGGGAATTCTTCAGGCAGCGTATTCACGTTACAGCCGATTCCTACAACAGCCCATTCCGGCTCGTTGCCCCGATACCCCGTTTCCACCAGCACACCCGCAATCTTCCTGCCTTCAATCAGCACATCGTTGGGCATCTTGATTTCGGCAGCAAGGCCCGTGAGGTCCCGCGCCGCTGCGGCAACAGCCTGTGCGCCCAGATACATGAACCGCTCGGCATCCCATTGCACCGCATTGGGCAACAGCACCACGGAAAACTGAATGCTGCGCGGCG
This window encodes:
- a CDS encoding TlpA family protein disulfide reductase translates to MLGISGLFILWFALAGLVPVFTSQALAAAPAAGALKVGEAFPDVPLAGDLTEEQKGYLGLSGAGPWKFSDIKAGHVIIEVFSMYCPYCQAEAPAVNAVYEALRASEHADAVKMIGIGAGNSAFEVDFFRTKYGVAMPLFEDAELSLHELLGNPGTPHFYVVRLGKQGGTTVYSQTGRMESEKAFLAQCLKAAGR
- a CDS encoding biotin--[acetyl-CoA-carboxylase] ligase, with protein sequence MDQAEDWISGEAISQHLGISRAAVAKHVAALRAEGHAIDAVTRKGYRLTVRHDALREQALTTALHTRVLGRAGWTFLHTTPSTNLVAAQLAAQGGEEGHVVVAETQTMGRGRKGFTWFSAPRSIQFSVVLLPNAVQWDAERFMYLGAQAVAAAARDLTGLAAEIKMPNDVLIEGRKIAGVLVETGYRGNEPEWAVVGIGCNVNTLPEEFPEAVRGITTSLFAASGAPVSRVALLALVLDKLEAAYQSLHG